The DNA region AAAATAtcctcaatttatatatatatatatatataaataaatatctgtttTATGTTCTAGATTTTTGCGTAGCCAAAATGAATACAATCCCCCGCAAGATTTGAACAATAAACTGGAAACGATTTTCACCACTATCATCGGTACTACAAAACCCGAAACAAAAATCACAGACTTGAACAAACGATTTCAATTATTCGCCGCGTGTTTCGACCAATTCCGACACAGCATTCCCAACTCGCAACTGCACTGTATTGAAACTCTAAAAGACGTCGCCGAGTTTTATGCTACCGCTATTGATGTTAGGACACCTCTGGATAAAATGAGGACGATGCATTTACCGGAAAATCTTCACGTGCAGTTCGAATATCACCGATTCCATCCaggtgaaaattattatattattataatcattatattattataattaatttttttcagacaCGGATACGAAATTTAAGGGACAAACAGCCTTCCCAAAGAGCTCAACAATTGTTACGGGGTTGAAATACAAGAACAAATATCCTGGACACATTCAAGAGGGATCAATTCCTGATATCTAATATTTGTTAGTTGACTGTTTGATAAATATTCgttttttacaaaatcttggttttatttgtacaattaaaatatatgacaacctattataaagtaaaacatcCTTATCAGTttagtaaaatgttttaattatttagataatacTTGTATGTTGATTGTGGCAAAAggtacaaaaataaagttaatctAAATACactaataagtaaaattacagttttattgCATTGTAGTCGATAATTCAACgagatattaaaatgttggtcattaaaaaattcacaaattattatacaaataacaaaatttatataattaactagATTCGCAAATACATGATTGAAAATGTTCAGTCAATAAATACCTAAGATTAAAATTCGCTATTAAGTctaaaaagatattaaattatcagttgCCATCCTTTGTTGGTGTTTCCAAATATTGAAATCTTTCAGAATAGGTCTTCCATACCAATTATGTAACTCTTTAAAGGAAATACTTGTCTTGGAGTCGACTATTCTACAATCTTCAATTCGTCCtataaaagagaaaataaattattaaaaaaacaaagataAACAAACTTCGTTTACCTGAATTTGATCTGACGCTCTGTGATCTTTGATGTGGGCTGTTATCAGGTCTGTTGAAAGGATTATGCCTTCTTGGTGGAGGAATTGGAGAATTCACGGCTTGCGCTAGCGGTAACGGTGTTTCTGTAacgtaaaatttacttaaaccTATTTCATAACTCTCAACTGACACTTCCATTGTTGTTtgcctaaattttatttcatgccAGGGTTTATCATTCTTATCTAAAACCAGTGATACTAACTGTTTTGTTATTTGACTACGTTTTATAGATGACAGATCATTATGGTCATGATTTTCTTATAATCAATTATGtcataaaacaaattcatttgTCTAGTaaacttgaataaatatttcacttcacATATTTGtacagaatattatttttatttacttccatTATCTCTTGTCACAGATAATTTTTGGCTACTATGACGACaagatgaaataatttaataataatattgataattatacataaaacattttgagtcattttcaaaagaaacaaataatttcaatctGTAAATACTTGAAAATGTGCCAaacttaaaaatctattttaagcaattttccAATCTTCTACTAACCATTGtttcttttcaatattttatgataaaattgggaaatttataagtagaatgataaaattgatttacctTCAATATCATCTAGTTGCCTCTGTAATTCAGCTACCATAAGTTTCATATAATCATAGCCAGCACATGCCAAAGCCTTCATCCACTGTTCCATTGATTCCTGGGATTCAGCAGCCAGAATGTAACTTCTATTATTCGTACcatgaaaatcaattttaaaactgaactGCTCCTCATCTTCAGCCAATTCtaaacatgtaaataaaaattaatgtgtttgTACTTCGATCTTTTAAGTAACATACCTATAGTGCAACCCTCAAGAATTATTACGCCCAATGGCTCCTTATCGCCCTTTTTCTCGAAATAGAACAGCAGATTGCCCTTCAACACAAAATATCGGCGTTGGAAATTCTTATTCACTTCCCCcctttttgataaataaccgTCCTTGTCAACAGGCGTCGCCGAAACAGCGAATGCACTTAGATTTTTCtcgtttattttcatatttgtatCAATGTCACTCTTTTCATccgtcaaattaataaattgtagaaaCTTGCGAGGTTTCTCTAATTAGAGTTATCTGAAATTTGTAACAACGTACAATAACTTGATCACAGATGGAggcagttttattatatttttaaatttttcgacTAGaagaattttactaaaaattcacAAACTAAATTAGAAATCTACTTTACCTTCAAAGATTGATTAatctttctttaatatttattaaaatgaaacacaacaacaaaaagtatttataaacaatattttttacaataacacCTATTGctcaataatgtttaataatattactaactTCATCGATCCTTGTATGCAACCAAGTCTCATAACCTAACTGTTCTCATAATGGTTTAACACATTATTATGTGGTATAATAATCGTTTAGTaggtaaaaaaatttacaaacagTTCGCATAATTAtgtcagaaaataatttcaatcaaaAGAAACAATATGAAAACCAAAGTTCAACCTCTCAGTATCCGAGTCGCTTCACTGAGAGAATTCTAGGAAAAACTCATCGCGGCTCGTACAAGAAAAACAAGCAAAACAGGAACAAACATGGTGAAGTTTCAGGAAGCACTGAAAACAGAATACAAAGACCACCCGGCTTAAAAGGAAAGGAGATTgggttgttttataaaaatttaatgcacAAAACTGATGAGCAGAAAgctaaaatgatgaaaaatcgAACTGTAaggttattttcttttgtataatataatattattttgttcttatTTTAGTTTGGAGAAATTCTATTGTCTGACATTAGAAAAGAACAAATTCAAAGTATTTTAAGCTGTAACACTTACAAGAATATTGATGTGGATACTGTTAATTATTCTCATATGAAAGACACTCAGTTTAAAcatgaatttgttaaaaccATTAGGGGCAACAtaagtgataatttaaaaCCACCAGTAAATATTGAGAGTATGCCAGAAATTGATGAAGAACTTTATAATCAACACAGAGCTAAATTGAATCaacctaaatttattaatatgttaaatattcgtAAAAGGTTACCATCGTATGACAAAAAAGAAgaactattgaaaataattgatgaaAATCAAGTTGTTCTAATAAGGTAAATatggaaattatattttatttatctgtttTTAACTAGAAATTTTTAGTGGTGAAACTGGATGTGGAAAAACAACACAGGTTGCACAGTTCATTTTAGATGATTACATTGAAAGAAAGCGCGGATcactatgtaaaattatatgtacacAACCAAGAAGAATTAGTGCAATTTCCGTTGCCGAAAGAGTTGCTGAAGAACGGGTCGAAAATCTGGGACAAAGTGTTGGTTATCACATCAGATTGGAGAAGTatgtttatgaataattaaataaagttaaaataataattactgctTGCAGTTAAAGCACTTTGCCTGGTGCTTGttcttgtttaatagtaataatgataatgtaataccttatttaattgttttctctTCAGAGTTCATCCAAGAGAAAGAGGCTCTATCTGTTACTGCACAACTGGAGTAATTTTACGTATAATGCAGTCAGATCCGTGTTTAACTGGAGTTTCACACTTGATTCTCGATGAAATACATGAACGGGACGTCCTTTCAGACTTTATTCTGACCATCCTAAAGAGAGTAATCGCCGTTCGAAAAGACCTCAAGTTAATTCTGATGAGTGCCACCTTAAACGCAGAATCTTTCTGTAAATACTACAATGATTGTCCCCACATAAACATACCAGGATTTACGTATCCAGTTGAAGAGTATTATTTAGAAGATGTGATTGAGAtgacacaatttacttataaCGATGAGAGGAGGAGAGGAGCTGAAAGAAAGTGGCGtaacaaaaaaacatatattggTGGTGATATTGATAAGTATGTTGATAGTTTAGAGCGCGAGAGAAAATATAGTAAGCACACTTGCAACATGCTCAGATTGTCAGAGAGTGAAGaatttaatgttgatttaatCTACTTTTTGCTTttagaaatttgtaaaaaggtAATAATAGGAATAATAAAACAGAACATATCTATCTCATTATTTTTAGGGTGACAAAGAAGGTGCAATTCTCGTGTTTGTCACAGGTTTCATGGAGATCTCGTCGTTAAACACGCGCCTTGAAAAGTCGACAATGTTTccgtcaaataaatatttaatatttccattaCATTCCTTAATGCCTTCAATTGACCAAAAAAGGATTTTTCAGCCTGCCCCACCAGGcgttagaaaaataattttatctacgAACATTGCTGAAACGTCTATTACAATCGATGACGTGGTTTATGTAATCGATTGCGGAAAGATAAAGATGTCGAATTACGACACAACGAACAACTCGCAAACATTAGTACCGGAATGGGTCTCTTTGGCGAATGCGAGTCAGAGAAAAGGCCGTGCCGGTAGAGTACGACCTGGAATTTGTTACCATTTGTTCACGAGAGAGCGCGAAAAACATTTGCAGCCTTTCCAAAAGCCGGAAATCTTGCGTAAACGTCTCGAGGATGTTATATTAACTGCTAAGATGTTACAATTGGGCAAAATCAGAGAGTTCCTGCCACATCTCTTGGATCCTCCAGAGGACTCCACTGTCAATCACTCTCTTGAACTTTTGGAAAAACTTAACGCATTGGATGAGAACGAAAATTTAACTCCTTTAGGTTATCATTTGGCGAAATTACCGATGGGACCGCAAACTGGAAAAATGATATTGTTCGGGGCGATTTTTAGTTGCCTTGATCCTATATTATCGGTCGCCACAGCCCTCGATTACAAAGACGCGTTTCAGTTACCTTTAGGGAAAGAACAGGAAGCGGACAGGAAAAGACGCGAACTggtatgtaaaaatgttctcATTTACCTTTTCCGTCTCATCGTATCACAACATCAATGTATTACGATATTTTAAGGCTATGGGTTGGAACAGTGATCATCTGTTGCAACACATCGTCTTGGATCGATTCGAAAAGTCTCCGAACCCACGACAATTTTGCTGgaattattttcttagttACCCAATTCTCAAACAACAACAAGACATGAAGCGACAATTTATGGGTTATTTACACGACATGAATTTTGTCTCCAGTATGAATCCCAAAAGTCCGGAACTTAATGTTAACTCAGAAAACTTAAGTTTGATAAAAGCTGTGGTATGCGCTGGACTCTATCCCAACGTAGCGGTTTATCATAGGTAAAAATATAGTTAGTTGACAGTTGAatgttaaacttaaaatattttgaattatttttgaaggaAAAAAAAGCGTGGCGCCACTGTTAAAGGCGGAAAATTGACTGATCTGGAGATGCGAAAGTTAGATTTTCATCCGAAATCCGTACTTTCGAAAGTTTCGAACCCCGAATCCCTCCTCTTCGTCTACTATCTCAAACAACGTTCTTGTTGCAATTACATCCACGATGCCACGATGATTTCGCCTTTACCTTTAGTTTTCGTTGGGGACAAACTGACACAGTTAAAGAACGAAAAGGGACAACCTGTGTTGATGATTTGCGATAAGTTGACCTTTAAATGTTCGGAAAGTACTGCCGAATTGATTAAGGATCTTAGACAGAAACTTGATTGGTTTTTGGAGTATAAAATATCACATCCTGGCTACATTAACTGGAGAGAGGACACTTACGAAATTAATCTTCTTAGGTAACGATTTTATATGCATTCTTATATccagttttgttttaaaatggttCTTGTTTTTGTCGTAGAGCAATAATGGAACTTATTACTTGCGAGGATTTGGGTGATTATGACTCCGATTGTTTGGAAGATCTGTTgaattagaattataatataatatttttaataaatgatttcctTTCAATTGATTTCCTTTTTGTCTTATACACATATAtgtggcgcatccaccatctttaatgttttgaaagaattgaaaatttgatatgCTTAATTAACAGTCACTTAATTTATAGGagagcaattaaatttttctttttgtgcAATATACCAATTTAACGAATTTCAAATAGATATTGGATATATTAGACACCAACAAACACATCAAAATTGAGAACGTTTGTCAGTCGTGATTGCTGCAGATTCGAAAGATCTAGATGATAAACCGAGTGCATTGTAACGCAGTCCaggcattatttaaataatagactATATGCACCAGTGAAAGCAAcaagaacaaattaaataactagttGAATCATTTAATCAGAGTCAAGTGTAAATGGCTAGTTTACAATCGCCGCATTAGTTGCAATCGCCTGGATTGAATTCAATACGGCAGGAAACCCGATGTTGAAACATTGCGAAAATTCGATTGCCACATTTCGCCAATCAAGTCGGCTATTTTGtcttgatttttgtttatcacCAATATCGCCAATTAATCATCGTCAAACGGTTCGTCCTTGATAGCAACGTTATCGTGCATTAAACTCAGTTTCAAGGGCCTCCCGAAATGCGAAATCATAATAAGATAATTCCTCGACtgttttggaaatttaataactgtttaaatagcacttaaaaaattagttgcgACCTTGGCTCCAGATTTCGCCGGTCAATGAActtgaaattgaatttcatCTAATCTATTCAACTTTATAGTAGAGATAATGTAATATAAGAAATTCTAgaaaacacataattttgtaaagtcactaataaaatattaattttagtttaaacaattagaataatataaaagatacgttaaaaaagtataagataaaataagcTATGACTTCATTATCCGTCAATTAGTTAGTTAGtggttaatttttctatacttaaaactataaaatttataatttaataaaacttaatctgTTAGaagctattaattttaaacggtGTTTAAAGCCGTCATGATCCCCAGTATTACATTGTTCTTAAATCGtctgtaattgttaaattatctatattttCCAAGATGACACGCCACTTCGGTTAAGATCGCATTTATCAGCTCGCACACATTATACGTAACCGTCATATAATCGtcgacaaataaaaattaataatttcggcGACAATCTCTGAATCCACCGCATTTATATAATTCCAACGTGTTTAATTCGGGCCTgccaaaatttgtttactttcgTCCGTTGAACTCGCGCAGTgctctttctaattttatccTGGCCATTgcgtaaaaacaatatttcaattaatttgtatttgcaTGGGATCGGGAACGGAACGGacaagaaataaacaaataaatctatttgGCGCTATCAATGTGCTCTGGTCGCAGGATTCTATTGTTGGACCCACAAATCATCCGGCGATATATTAATTGTCCAATCACGAAAAAACAATTGACCATTTAATCATTCTCTATATCGCTTCATTATTCAGTTAGGTAACGGGTACATTGACTCACAAACACGAGataaggataattaatataaataattaagcgaCTGTGCTTGTATCGAACTAGAAAGCGTACCACTTTTATAGGTATTATTATTAGGGATGTAAAATTTCCAAGGGATTCTTATTGACAAATAACAGATCAACGAACGATCAAATTGGTTCATTGTTGTTTTCAATCATttgtataattgtattttgtatttttcgtcCGATTTTGACAAACATACATATGTATTAGACAAAATGTCATGCTTTTCTGGAACAAAACTAACACTTACGGAACAACCGTTCAAAACATGGAATTTGTTTCATGATAagcaaacattatttttaatctgctACATATGCGACATCCAGCATTCCGCAAGAACCATCCAAGAGTTGCGTGCCCGTCTCCAAGAAATTTAGAGCAATTTTACTTCGGATGATTGTCAAACATTAGTTGATATAGTATCATATGTCGAGACGTATCCAGGCGGTAATAAGTCGAAAAGGTGTTGTAACTTagtggtaatttaattttcattcattttctgtttataaacaatattagggattttttaacatttttctttatttgttacttaaaaatataaattaataggcCAAAAGTATTCCATTATAGTAATAACACTtcaattatattgataatcgtaatattcaaattttatttggtctGGACTAATTTGCTCATATGATtcattaattcattcattacCATGAACTTACGAAAATGATgtgataaatgaattaaattggaCGGTGGATTGTTGAGAGATTgtataagtataatatttcaatattgttgaaaaacaatattgaaattattgatattttttacagtttatccTACttgactaataaataaattcatagaatataatttttaatttttccacttcAGTGGGTGCTTAATCCGATGGTATAGTTAGAGTtgccataaaaaattgtatttcatgcctaaaaaataattctgtaggTTTTGGTTCGGACGAGgaatacaaattttgtaaGGGTCTCGCGCCTTCGAACGGGACAcactgtatttaaataattacagattTTCTAAATACGGTTCtgtacatttttctaattttttataaagagaAAACAGGTTTAAAAAAGCCATTATAAATTACcattagaaaacaaataaaggtGATTTGTATTACCTGGAAATGAAGCTGACAGTTCAATCGACCGGGATTTCGATTTCTTAGCtttatttgtcatttaaatggacaaatctaatttaaatagataaaaatggtCTGTCTATTTTATAGAGATGATACATGTATGTTTCACTAGActcataaacttttaaatttgttctcGGATTGGCGCTTAACTTTGTACTGAATGAATCTAATTGCCAATTTTACAGTTAAAGATGATACAAATATCCTTTGAGTTTGTTCTCATATTGGCGCCCAATTTTGCAATCCTTTAAAGAGTTATGTTTGTTGGCGcgtaacattttaacatttaacgtAACGTTTATGAAGttctaaaatattgtgaaaataaAGTCGATTTGTATTGCCTGGAAATGGCAGTTCAATATACTGAAATTTTGATCTAATTTGTTTGAGTGTCGTTTAAATTCATTCGTCCTTATTTAAGTagataaaattgaacaattttttaatttaagatgaaatatttatgtttttgtagATTTAACGGATAAAGACCAGATTATTAGTTTTCTAAAGTTTTGTCACCcaacattttgataaaatttgtttgattgactaaattgaaaattaatttattataatattttgacaacAAACTCGATTTGTATTACCTGGAAATCAAGATAGCAGTTCAATCGAACaagatattgaatttattcggGATAAATTGGTGCATTTGATTGGAATGGATAAAAATAGTTCATTGTGTGTGTTcatcttttgaatttgttgttGTATGTTTAGAGGTgtccaatattttaatcttgtaAAGTGTTGATTCATTGGATAAATGACCAAccatatatacatttataatattatagtttGCTATGATACATGTACATGTACGTAGCCTTTGAGGTGAATACATTGATGACTAAAATCTCATTCGAGAGATggggaaaataaaatagttttattatacctgaaaataaatatgagaGTTCAttctattagaatttttattttatcggtTTGTGTGTCATATGAATGGATGAATCGGatttaaatggataaaataacaattttatgattaataatgACTCAACAAACTATATATTGGCTTCGTTCTCAGATTACCGCCCCTATATAAGACTAATATGTTATGTCGATTGATTGaatcaatttgattttaacGATTGTTCACCttcaataaactattttatagttCAAAAAAATGATGTACAGTTTAAGATGACATGTATACTGTGAGTTTGTTTATTgctttggcgcccaactttttaATCCTTTCAAGTATTTGTTGTTTGATGGCactcaatattttaacaaattttgttttgttgagTAAATTGAAGAGTAAGTTGTAAGTTCTCGTTTTTTCTTTCgcgtttgaaaaataaaattgatttttattggaattttgatttgattggTTTGTGTGTCGTTTAAACGAGTGAGTGTCCTCAGGATGTCGACTGAGAAAAAGTTAcatatattgttgaaaaacaatattgaaattattgatattttttacagtttatccTACttgactaataaataaattcatagaatataatttttaatttttccacttcAGTGGGTGCTTAATCCGATGGTATAGTTAGAGTtgccataaaaaattgtatttcatgcctaaaaaataattctgtaggTTTTGGTTCGGACGAGgaatacaaattttgtaaGGGTCTCGCGCCTTCGAACGGGACAcactgtatttaaataattacagattTTCTAAATACGGTTCtgtacatttttctaattttttataaagagaAAACAGGTTTAAAAAAGCCATTATAAATTACcattagaaaacaaataaaggtGATTTGTATTACCTGGAAATGAAGCTGACAGTTCAATCGACCGGGATTTCGATTTCTTAGCtttatttgtcatttaaatggacaaatctaatttaaatagataaaaatggtCTGTCTATTTTATAGAGATGATACATGTATGTTTCACTAGActcataaacttttaaatttgttctcGGATTGGCGCTTAACTTTGTACTGAATGAATCTAATTGCCAATTTTACAGTTAAAGATGATACAAATATCCTTTGAGTTTGTTCTCATATTGGCGCCCAATTTTGCAATCCTTTAAAGAGTTATGTTTGTTGGCGcgtaacattttaacatttaacgtAACGTTTATGAAGttctaaaatattgtgaaaataaAGTCGATTTGTATTGCCTGGAAATGGCAGTTCAATATACTGAAATTTTGATCTAATTTGTTTGAGTGTCGTTTAAATTCATTCGTCCTTATTTAAGTagataaaattgaacaattttttaatttaagatgaaatatttatgtttttgtagATTTAACGGATAAAGACCAGATTATTAGTTTTCTAAAGTTTTGTCACCcaacattttgataaaatttgtttgattgactaaattgaaaattaatttattataatattttgacaacAAACTCGATTTGTATTACCTGGAAATCAAGATAGCAGTTCAATCGAACaagatattgaatttattcggGATAAATTGGTGCATTTGATTGGAATGGATAAAAATAGTTCATTGTGTGTGTTcatcttttgaatttgttgttGTATGTTTAGAGGTgtccaatattttaatcttgtaAAGTGTTGATTCATTGGATAAATGACCAAccatatatacatttataatattatagtttGCTATGATACATGTACATGTACGTAGCCTTTGAGGTGAATACATTGATGACTAAAATCTCATTCGAGAGATggggaaaataaaatagttttattatacctgaaaataaatatgagaGTTCAttctattagaatttttattttatcggtTTGTGTGTCATATGAATGGATGAATCGGatttaaatggataaaataacaattttatgattaataatgACTCAACAAACTATATATTGGCTTCGTTCTCAGATTACCGCCCCTATATAAGACTAATATGTTATGTCGATTGATTGaatcaatttgattttaacGATTGTTCACCttcaataaactattttatagttCAAAAAAATGATGTACAGTTTAAGATGACATGTATACTGTGAGTTTGTTTATTgctttggcgcccaactttttaATCCTTTCAAGTATTTGTTGTTTGATGGCactcaatattttaacaaattttgttttgttgagTAAATTGAAGAGTAAGTTGTAAGTTCTCGTTTTTTCTTTCgcgtttgaaaaataaaattgatttttattggaattttgatttgattggTTTGTGTGTCGTTTAAACGAGTGAGTGTCCTCAGGATGTCGACTgagaaaaagttacattttaaaatattgggaGTTGCAGTGAGAATTTAGACCCCGTACGGTAGGTGGCGGGCGGCGGTCGGCGGTCGGCTGTCGGCTGTCGGCGGTCGACGGCCACCACCCCCTTGTCGATTCGGCATCCGATCAGGTGCAGGAGAGCACCGAGAATACTCTCTCCAATTCAGAGAGAGCAGATGGAGCGAGACAGAATTAAGGAGAGAGAGTGCGGGCGGCGAGCCAGTTCGGATTCGGACGAGGGAGACCGGACACCCGAACGGGCCGTTCGCCAGTTCGAAAAGCATCGTCGGCGAGTGCGGTGCGCGTCCAAGTAACGCGCTCGTTTCTGTGCACGTGTTCCTGGCTGCGACACCTCCGCGTTGGGAGAGCTGAGCGAGAGAAGTTGCGGGATGTCGATGCGGGTTTAGGGAGAGTGGGGACTGCATCCCTCCGGGTCGCGAACATGCCCTCCTGACTGTTGCC from Aethina tumida isolate Nest 87 chromosome 1, icAetTumi1.1, whole genome shotgun sequence includes:
- the LOC109598671 gene encoding 39S ribosomal protein L50, mitochondrial produces the protein MAAFVRHGGFKTGQFLTRKNVRFYATKAEKRKGIDRKTGPRMESAMESLAAKGFLRSQNEYNPPQDLNNKLETIFTTIIGTTKPETKITDLNKRFQLFAACFDQFRHSIPNSQLHCIETLKDVAEFYATAIDVRTPLDKMRTMHLPENLHVQFEYHRFHPDTDTKFKGQTAFPKSSTIVTGLKYKNKYPGHIQEGSIPDI
- the LOC109598672 gene encoding sesquipedalian-1, encoding MKINEKNLSAFAVSATPVDKDGYLSKRGEVNKNFQRRYFVLKGNLLFYFEKKGDKEPLGVIILEGCTIELAEDEEQFSFKIDFHGTNNRSYILAAESQESMEQWMKALACAGYDYMKLMVAELQRQLDDIEETPLPLAQAVNSPIPPPRRHNPFNRPDNSPHQRSQSVRSNSGRIEDCRIVDSKTSISFKELHNWYGRPILKDFNIWKHQQRMATDNLISF
- the LOC109598673 gene encoding ATP-dependent DNA/RNA helicase DHX36, which encodes MSENNFNQKKQYENQSSTSQYPSRFTERILGKTHRGSYKKNKQNRNKHGEVSGSTENRIQRPPGLKGKEIGLFYKNLMHKTDEQKAKMMKNRTFGEILLSDIRKEQIQSILSCNTYKNIDVDTVNYSHMKDTQFKHEFVKTIRGNISDNLKPPVNIESMPEIDEELYNQHRAKLNQPKFINMLNIRKRLPSYDKKEELLKIIDENQVVLISGETGCGKTTQVAQFILDDYIERKRGSLCKIICTQPRRISAISVAERVAEERVENLGQSVGYHIRLEKVHPRERGSICYCTTGVILRIMQSDPCLTGVSHLILDEIHERDVLSDFILTILKRVIAVRKDLKLILMSATLNAESFCKYYNDCPHINIPGFTYPVEEYYLEDVIEMTQFTYNDERRRGAERKWRNKKTYIGGDIDKYVDSLERERKYSKHTCNMLRLSESEEFNVDLIYFLLLEICKKGDKEGAILVFVTGFMEISSLNTRLEKSTMFPSNKYLIFPLHSLMPSIDQKRIFQPAPPGVRKIILSTNIAETSITIDDVVYVIDCGKIKMSNYDTTNNSQTLVPEWVSLANASQRKGRAGRVRPGICYHLFTREREKHLQPFQKPEILRKRLEDVILTAKMLQLGKIREFLPHLLDPPEDSTVNHSLELLEKLNALDENENLTPLGYHLAKLPMGPQTGKMILFGAIFSCLDPILSVATALDYKDAFQLPLGKEQEADRKRRELAMGWNSDHLLQHIVLDRFEKSPNPRQFCWNYFLSYPILKQQQDMKRQFMGYLHDMNFVSSMNPKSPELNVNSENLSLIKAVVCAGLYPNVAVYHRKKKRGATVKGGKLTDLEMRKLDFHPKSVLSKVSNPESLLFVYYLKQRSCCNYIHDATMISPLPLVFVGDKLTQLKNEKGQPVLMICDKLTFKCSESTAELIKDLRQKLDWFLEYKISHPGYINWREDTYEINLLRAIMELITCEDLGDYDSDCLEDLLN